The Labeo rohita strain BAU-BD-2019 unplaced genomic scaffold, IGBB_LRoh.1.0 scaffold_508, whole genome shotgun sequence genome window below encodes:
- the LOC127160964 gene encoding LOW QUALITY PROTEIN: liver carboxylesterase 1-like (The sequence of the model RefSeq protein was modified relative to this genomic sequence to represent the inferred CDS: inserted 3 bases in 2 codons), translating to MSMNTEIPDSSEDCLYLNIYTPSKPGANDKLPVMVWIHGGGFYLWSASIFDGHVLAAYQDVVVVLIQYRLGLLGFFSTGDEHAPGNYGLLDQVAALQWVQENIHSFGGDPGLVTIFGESAGGVSVSLQVLSPLSLNLFHYAIAESGMAAMDSLXSFNPLPTAQFVGNISGCDISCSKKIVDCVMQMSEDNTLKIAREQPMLCFGVTIDGQFLPKLVDELLQSQEFNKVNYHRDEIYFVFGYCFGKGHVKQEEVSEEENELCKTAMAYWGNFARTGSPNGSGLIKWPKYVAEAEYLCIGLEQKPGKNFKGKHFNFMTQKLPQIIKEWKEGPVVQTKLGSLRGAFLTVKGKDTIVSSYLGVPFAKPPCGPXLRLARPQPAEKWDEVRDATKQPPMCLQDRQVSLAELKFFSMDVEIPEVSEDCLYLNIYSPVKPGEKAKLPVMVWIHGGGFALGAASKYDGSVLSAYQDVVVVLIQYRLGLLGFFSPNRERTQIQVSNTGLFEKS from the exons ATGTCTATGAATACAGAGATTCCTGACTCATCAGAGGACTGTCTTTACCTGAACATCTACACACCTTCTAAACCTGGAGCAAATGACAAGTTGCC GGTTATGGTTTGGATTCATGGCGGAGGTTTTTACCTATGGTCAGCTTCCATTTTTGACGGACATGTTTTGGCTGCCTATCAGGATGTAGTTGTAGTCCTGATTCAATACAGGCTTGGTCTGCTTGGATTTTTCAG CACGGGAGATGAACATGCTCCAGGAAACTATGGTCTTCTGGATCAGGTTGCAGCTCTTCAGTGGGTTCAGGAGAACATCCACAGCTTTGGTGGAGATCCTGGATTGGTGACCATCTTTGGAGAGTCTGCTGGAGGAGTCAGTGTGTCTTTACAG GTTCTTTCTCCATTATCCTTAAACTTGTTTCATTATGCCATCGCAGAGAGTGGTATGGCAGCAATGGATTCCC ATAGTTTCAACCCTCTGCCAACAGCCCAA TTTGTAGGAAATATATCTGGCTGTGATATTTCCTGCTCAAAGAAGATTGTTGACTGCGTGATGCAGATGTCAGAAGACAACACCTTGAAGATTGCTAGG GAACAACCAATGCTTTGTTTTGGAGTGACAATCGATGGCCAGTTCCTTCCAAAACTTGTAGACGAGCTTCTTCAATCCCAAGAGTTTAACAAAGTGAATTACCACAGAG atgaaatttattttgtttttggttacTGCTTCGGAAAAGGACATGTAAAACAGGAAG AAGTCTCAGAGGAAGAGAATGAACTATGTAAAACTGCCATGGCTTATTGGGGAAATTTTGCTCGCACTGG GTCTCCGAATGGTTCGGGCCTCATAAAGTGGCCTAAATATGTAGCTGAGGCTGAGTACCTCTGCATTGGATTGGAACAAAAACCTGGGAAAAACTTCAAGGGAAAACACTTTAATTTCATGACCCAAAAACTTCCACAGATAATAAAAGAGTGGAAGGAAG GACCTGTAGTGCAAACAAAATTAGGATCTCTGAGAGGTGCCTTCCTGACTGTTAAGGGCAAGGACACAATTGTCAGCAGCTATCTAGGTGTACCATTTGCCAAGCCCCCCTGTGGGCC CCTGAGACTGGCTCGGCCCCAGCCTGCAGAGAAATGGGACGAAGTGAGAGATGCAACCAAACAGCCACCCAT GTGCCTCCAGGACAGGCAAGTTAGTTtggctgaacttaagtttttctCTATGGATGTGGAGATTCCTGAGGTCTCAGAGGACTGCTTGTATCTTAACATCTACTCTCCAGTCAAACCTGGTGAAAAGGCTAAGCTACCA GTGATGGTTTGGATTCATGGTGGAGGATTTGCTCTTGGTGCAGCTTCGAAGTATGATGGCTCTGTTCTGTCAGCATATCAGGATGTGGTTGTGGTGCTGATTCAGTACAGATTGGGTCTGCTGGGATTCTTTAG TCCTAACAGAGAGAGAACCCAAATACAGGTGAGTAACACaggtttatttgaaaaaagctAA